The window GCCGTAGCGGTCGGGGGCTCTCGTACGGGCCGCGTGCGTCAGGCGGCGGTCGCGGCCAGCGCCGTGAGGAGCACCGGGGTCACCAGTTCGACCTGCCAGGGCCGGGCGCCGTAGCCCGCCAGGGCCTCCGAGACCGCGTCCGCGGTCAGCCGCTGCGGGGGCTCCCAGCACAGCCGGCGGACCGTGTCGGGGGTGATGAGGTTCTCCTGGGGCAGGTTCAGTTCCTCGGCCAGCGCCGAGACGGCGGTGCGGGCGGCCGAGAGCCGGGCCGCGGCCGCCGGGTCCTTGTCCACCCAGGAGCGCGGGGGCGGCGGACCGGCCGGGGTCGCCCCGGGCTGCGGCAGCTCGCTCTCGGGCAGGGCCTTCGCCCGGTCCACCGCGGCCATCCACTGGTCCAGCTGGCGCCGGCCCATCCGCTGCCCGTAGCCGGGCAGGGTGGAGAGGGTCTGTACGTTCGCGGGCAGGGCGAGAGCGGCCTCGACGATCGCGGCGTCGCCCAGCACCTTGCCCGGGGACACGTCACGCCGTTGCGCGATCCGGTCCCGGGACTCCCACAGCTCCCGTACGACGGCCATCTGCCGGCGGCGGCGCACCTTGTGCATGCCCGACGTACGGCGCCACGGGTCCTTGCGCGGCGGCGCCGGCGGGGCGGCGGCGATGGCGTCGAATTCCTGGTGGGCCCATTCGAGCTTGCCCTGCCGGTCCAGCTCCTTCTCCAGCGCGTCCCGCAGGTCCACCAGCAGCTCCACGTCCAGGGCGGCGTAGCGCAGCCACGGCTCGGGAAGGGGGCGGGTGGACCAGTCGACGGCGGAGTGGCCCTTCTCGAGCGCGAAGCCGAGCACGCTCTCGACCATCGCGCCGAGTCCGACCCGCGGGAAGCCGGCGAGGCGGCCGGCCAGCTCGGTGTCGAACAGCGAGGTGGGCACCATGCCTATTTCGCGCAGGCAGGGCAGGTCCTGGGTGGCGGCGTGCAGGATCCATTCGGTGCCGGAAAGGGCTTCGCCCAGTGCGGACAGGTCGGGACAGCCCACCGGATCGATCAGTGCGGAGCCCGCACCCTCGC is drawn from Streptomyces sp. NBC_01232 and contains these coding sequences:
- a CDS encoding ribonuclease D, with the translated sequence MTDAQDPAADLRTTTGGGPPDDVVVPPGGLPTPLLEPREGIPPVVADADALAEVVAAFAAGTGPVAVDAERASGYRYGQRAYLVQLRREGAGSALIDPVGCPDLSALGEALSGTEWILHAATQDLPCLREIGMVPTSLFDTELAGRLAGFPRVGLGAMVESVLGFALEKGHSAVDWSTRPLPEPWLRYAALDVELLVDLRDALEKELDRQGKLEWAHQEFDAIAAAPPAPPRKDPWRRTSGMHKVRRRRQMAVVRELWESRDRIAQRRDVSPGKVLGDAAIVEAALALPANVQTLSTLPGYGQRMGRRQLDQWMAAVDRAKALPESELPQPGATPAGPPPPRSWVDKDPAAAARLSAARTAVSALAEELNLPQENLITPDTVRRLCWEPPQRLTADAVSEALAGYGARPWQVELVTPVLLTALAATAA